The following are encoded in a window of Streptomyces sp. SAT1 genomic DNA:
- a CDS encoding YidH family protein, with protein MIDFARNVRLWFAPEEVRQEGRTPDYRFSLANERTFLAWLRTALALIGGGFAVDQFLPGLRWAWRVGLALALLAAGVLCCLRAVNHWVRCERAMRRGEDLPASRFPAVLGLVVAVVAVAMVVVVLAGRAG; from the coding sequence GTGATCGACTTCGCACGGAACGTCCGCCTGTGGTTCGCCCCCGAGGAGGTCAGGCAGGAGGGCCGCACCCCGGACTACCGCTTCTCGCTGGCCAACGAGCGGACCTTCCTCGCCTGGCTGCGGACCGCGCTCGCCCTGATCGGCGGCGGGTTCGCCGTGGACCAGTTCCTGCCGGGGCTGCGCTGGGCCTGGCGCGTCGGTCTCGCCCTCGCCCTGCTCGCCGCGGGCGTGCTGTGCTGTCTGCGCGCCGTCAACCACTGGGTGCGCTGCGAACGGGCGATGCGGCGCGGCGAGGACCTGCCCGCCTCCCGCTTCCCCGCCGTGCTGGGCCTGGTCGTCGCCGTCGTGGCCGTCGCCATGGTCGTGGTGGTCCTCGCGGGACGGGCCGGGTGA
- a CDS encoding DUF202 domain-containing protein, with product MSGADGADGADGADESHGGTGGLGGAPAGGGAGTAAAGRDPGLQPERTRLAWRRTTLSGTVVAVLAVKAALHGGVSPAGVLVCALCFLLWLGFLLVAQARIRCLARTAAPPALTARLATAAVLCTVALAVCASALVL from the coding sequence GTGAGCGGGGCCGACGGGGCGGACGGGGCCGACGGGGCCGACGAGAGTCATGGGGGCACCGGGGGCCTTGGCGGCGCGCCCGCGGGCGGCGGTGCGGGGACGGCGGCCGCCGGGCGCGATCCCGGGCTCCAGCCGGAGCGGACGCGGCTCGCCTGGCGGCGTACGACGCTGTCCGGCACGGTGGTCGCCGTGCTCGCCGTGAAGGCGGCGCTGCACGGCGGTGTCTCACCCGCCGGGGTGCTCGTCTGCGCCCTGTGCTTCCTGCTGTGGCTGGGCTTCCTGCTGGTGGCCCAGGCCCGTATCCGCTGTCTGGCCCGGACGGCCGCCCCGCCCGCCCTCACCGCCCGCCTGGCCACCGCGGCGGTGCTCTGCACGGTGGCCCTGGCGGTGTGCGCGTCGGCGCTGGTCCTCTGA
- a CDS encoding NADP-dependent oxidoreductase, whose product MKGISYRRYGGPEVLEYGDVRDPKVGPDSVLVEVRAAAVNPVDWKCREGYLDALLDPVFPVVPGWDLAGVVVRPGAAVTEFSAGDEVIGYVREDFLSRGTFAEYVAAPVRTLARKPRGLSFAEAAGIPLAGLTAYQVLTGALRVRRGETVLVHAAAGGVGSFAVQLAAHLGARVIGTASERNHAYVRSLGGEPVTYGEGLAERVRGLAPEGVAAVFDTIGGETTRTSAQLLAPEGRLASIADPEVTDHGGRYCFVRPDARDLLHLSELAEQGVLSVHVAETYPLARAADALRHSQEGRTRGKIVVTVDRGTAA is encoded by the coding sequence ATGAAAGGCATCAGCTACCGCCGCTACGGCGGACCCGAGGTGCTGGAGTACGGGGACGTGCGCGACCCCAAGGTCGGCCCCGATTCGGTGCTGGTCGAGGTGCGGGCCGCCGCCGTGAACCCGGTCGACTGGAAGTGCCGCGAGGGCTACCTGGACGCCCTCCTGGACCCCGTCTTCCCCGTGGTGCCCGGCTGGGACCTCGCCGGGGTCGTGGTCCGGCCGGGCGCGGCGGTCACCGAGTTCTCCGCCGGGGACGAGGTCATCGGCTACGTCCGCGAGGACTTCCTGTCCCGCGGCACCTTCGCCGAGTACGTCGCCGCCCCGGTGCGCACGCTCGCCCGCAAACCGCGCGGCCTCTCCTTCGCCGAGGCGGCCGGCATCCCGCTGGCCGGGCTCACCGCCTACCAGGTGCTCACCGGGGCGCTGCGGGTCAGGCGGGGCGAGACCGTGCTCGTGCACGCCGCGGCGGGCGGCGTCGGCTCGTTCGCCGTCCAGCTCGCCGCCCATCTGGGCGCCCGCGTGATCGGCACGGCGAGCGAGCGCAACCACGCCTATGTGCGCTCCCTGGGCGGCGAGCCGGTCACCTACGGCGAGGGCCTGGCCGAGCGGGTGCGCGGGCTCGCGCCCGAAGGGGTGGCCGCGGTGTTCGACACGATCGGCGGCGAGACCACCAGGACCTCCGCCCAGCTGCTCGCCCCCGAGGGCCGCCTCGCCTCCATCGCCGACCCGGAGGTCACCGACCACGGCGGCCGCTACTGCTTCGTCCGCCCCGATGCCCGGGATCTGCTGCACCTGTCCGAGCTGGCCGAGCAGGGGGTGCTGAGCGTGCACGTCGCGGAGACGTACCCGCTGGCACGGGCGGCGGACGCGCTGCGGCACAGCCAGGAGGGCCGGACCCGGGGGAAGATCGTCGTGACGGTGGACCGGGGGACGGCGGCGTAG
- a CDS encoding TetR/AcrR family transcriptional regulator, with protein MPRTTESAGTPVPQRLLAAATRLFAAQGYDRTSVQEIVEAAGVTKGALYHYFGSKDDLLHEVYARVLRLQQERLDAFADADEPVHKRVRDAAADVVVTTIDNLDDASIFFRSMHHLSPEKFKQVRAERRRYHERFRALIEEGQDQGVFSRATPADLVVDYHFGSVHHLSTWYRPDGPLTPQEVADHLADLLLRALRP; from the coding sequence GTGCCCAGGACGACGGAATCGGCCGGGACCCCCGTGCCCCAGCGGCTGCTGGCCGCCGCCACCCGGCTCTTCGCCGCCCAGGGGTACGACCGCACCTCGGTCCAGGAGATCGTCGAGGCGGCCGGCGTCACCAAGGGCGCGCTGTACCACTACTTCGGCTCCAAGGACGACCTGCTGCACGAGGTGTACGCGCGCGTGCTGCGCCTCCAGCAGGAGCGCCTCGACGCCTTCGCCGACGCCGACGAACCCGTGCACAAGCGCGTGCGGGACGCCGCCGCCGACGTCGTCGTCACCACCATCGACAACCTCGACGACGCCTCGATCTTCTTCCGCTCCATGCACCACCTGAGCCCGGAGAAGTTCAAGCAGGTGCGCGCCGAGCGGCGGCGCTACCACGAACGCTTCCGCGCGCTCATCGAGGAGGGCCAGGACCAGGGCGTCTTCTCCCGGGCCACCCCCGCCGACCTGGTGGTCGACTACCACTTCGGCTCCGTCCACCACCTGTCCACCTGGTACCGCCCGGACGGCCCCCTCACCCCGCAGGAGGTCGCCGACCACCTGGCGGACCTGCTGCTGCGGGCGCTGCGCCCGTGA
- a CDS encoding class I adenylate-forming enzyme family protein: MSAAPASRYAAKPWLPLLDDAQRAPVHPADSLVHALRRSAAETPDRTFLAYFDARLSHRETDELSDSVAGHLAARGLRPGDRVAVVLQNSPHFVLAVLGAWKAGATVVPVNPMYKSAEVAHVLKDAEVSALVCTDRAWESFLRATAAGSPVRIVLTACERDFQTRDDPRALAFERLPETPDADDLTAVARAGHPAPAAPAPAPGDLALISYTSGTSGTPKGATNTHGNIMYNAERQRTGLGLPEAPVYFALAPLFHITGMVCQFGACLNSAGTLVLAHRFEPSLVLEAFTEHRPHYTVGPSTAFMALAAHPAVTPDHFSSFHVISSGGAPLPPALVEAFRARFGPYIRNGYGLTECTAPCASVPPGREAPVDPVSGTLAVGVPGPDTVVRVVDDTGAETPFGTPGEIVVSGPQVVPGYWRRPDATAETFPGGELRTGDIGFMDEQGWLYVVDRKKDMINASGFKVWPREVEDVLYTHPAVREAAVVGVPDAYRGETVKAYVSLRPDAAAEPDALAAYCKERLAAYKYPRQVEILPELPKTASGKILRRELRSRGDRDGTEQDPRHP; this comes from the coding sequence GTGAGCGCCGCGCCCGCCTCCCGGTACGCGGCCAAGCCCTGGCTGCCGCTGCTCGACGACGCCCAGCGCGCCCCCGTCCACCCCGCCGACTCCCTGGTGCACGCCCTGCGCCGGTCGGCCGCCGAGACCCCCGACCGCACCTTCCTCGCCTACTTCGACGCCCGCCTCAGCCACCGCGAGACCGACGAGCTGAGCGACTCGGTGGCCGGACACCTCGCCGCGCGCGGACTGCGCCCCGGCGACCGGGTGGCCGTCGTCCTCCAGAACTCGCCGCACTTCGTGCTCGCCGTCCTCGGCGCCTGGAAGGCGGGCGCGACCGTCGTCCCGGTCAACCCGATGTACAAGTCCGCCGAGGTCGCCCACGTCCTCAAGGACGCCGAGGTCAGCGCGCTCGTCTGCACCGACCGGGCCTGGGAGTCCTTCCTGCGCGCCACCGCGGCCGGCTCGCCCGTGCGGATCGTCCTCACCGCCTGCGAACGCGACTTCCAGACCCGCGACGACCCGCGCGCGCTCGCCTTCGAACGGCTGCCCGAGACCCCGGACGCCGACGACCTGACGGCCGTGGCCCGCGCCGGGCACCCGGCCCCCGCCGCGCCCGCCCCGGCGCCCGGCGACCTCGCGCTGATCAGCTACACCTCGGGCACCAGCGGCACCCCCAAGGGCGCCACCAACACCCACGGCAACATCATGTACAACGCCGAACGCCAGCGCACCGGCCTCGGCCTGCCCGAGGCGCCCGTCTACTTCGCGCTGGCACCGCTGTTCCACATCACCGGCATGGTCTGCCAGTTCGGCGCCTGTCTGAACAGCGCGGGCACCCTGGTCCTGGCCCACCGCTTCGAACCCTCCCTCGTGCTGGAGGCGTTCACCGAACACCGCCCGCACTACACCGTCGGCCCGTCCACCGCCTTCATGGCGCTGGCCGCCCACCCCGCCGTCACCCCGGACCACTTCTCCTCCTTCCACGTCATCTCCTCGGGCGGCGCGCCCCTGCCGCCCGCGCTGGTCGAGGCGTTCCGCGCCCGCTTCGGCCCGTACATCCGCAACGGCTACGGCCTCACCGAGTGCACCGCGCCCTGCGCCTCCGTACCGCCCGGCCGGGAGGCTCCCGTCGACCCGGTCTCCGGCACCCTCGCCGTCGGCGTGCCGGGACCCGACACCGTCGTGCGCGTCGTCGACGACACCGGCGCCGAGACGCCCTTCGGCACCCCCGGCGAGATCGTCGTCAGCGGCCCGCAGGTCGTCCCCGGCTACTGGCGGCGCCCCGACGCCACCGCCGAGACCTTCCCCGGCGGCGAACTGCGCACCGGCGACATCGGCTTCATGGACGAACAGGGCTGGCTGTACGTCGTCGACCGCAAGAAGGACATGATCAACGCGTCCGGCTTCAAGGTCTGGCCGCGCGAGGTCGAGGACGTCCTCTACACCCATCCGGCGGTGCGCGAGGCGGCCGTGGTCGGCGTGCCCGACGCCTACCGCGGCGAGACCGTCAAGGCGTACGTCAGCCTCCGCCCGGACGCCGCCGCGGAGCCGGACGCGCTCGCCGCGTACTGCAAGGAGCGGCTGGCCGCCTACAAGTACCCGCGGCAGGTGGAGATCCTGCCGGAGCTGCCGAAGACGGCGAGTGGGAAGATCCTCCGGCGGGAACTGCGTTCACGTGGTGACCGCGACGGCACCGAGCAGGACCCACGACACCCGTAG
- a CDS encoding SDR family oxidoreductase — translation MVEAVQGAGVVVTGAGAGIGAALARRFAAEGARVVVNDLDAAKAAAVAAETGGIALPGDASAIVADARDALGGTVDVYCANAGLGSAGTEAAGEEVWARAWDVNVMAHVRAAEALLPGWLERGAGRFVSTVSAAGLLTMIGAAPYSVTKHGAYAFAEWLSLTYRHRGIKVHAICPQGVRTDMLDAAGSAGDLVLRPTAVEPADVADALFKGIAEDRFLILPHPEAAGFYRARATDPDHWLTGMNRIQRTWEQAR, via the coding sequence CTGGTGGAAGCCGTTCAGGGTGCGGGCGTGGTCGTCACCGGGGCCGGAGCGGGCATCGGCGCGGCGCTGGCCCGCCGGTTCGCCGCCGAGGGCGCCAGAGTCGTCGTCAACGACCTCGACGCCGCGAAGGCGGCCGCCGTCGCCGCCGAGACCGGCGGCATCGCACTGCCCGGCGACGCCTCCGCGATCGTCGCCGACGCCCGCGACGCGCTCGGCGGCACCGTCGACGTCTACTGCGCCAACGCGGGCCTCGGCTCGGCCGGCACCGAGGCCGCGGGCGAGGAGGTCTGGGCGCGGGCCTGGGACGTCAACGTCATGGCCCATGTCCGCGCCGCCGAGGCGCTGCTGCCCGGCTGGCTGGAGCGCGGGGCCGGCCGGTTCGTCTCCACCGTCTCCGCCGCCGGACTGCTCACCATGATCGGCGCCGCCCCCTACAGCGTCACCAAGCACGGCGCCTACGCCTTCGCCGAGTGGCTGTCGCTGACGTACCGCCACCGCGGGATCAAGGTCCACGCGATCTGCCCGCAAGGGGTGCGCACCGACATGCTCGACGCGGCCGGGAGCGCGGGCGACCTGGTGCTCAGGCCGACCGCCGTCGAACCCGCTGACGTGGCCGACGCCCTGTTCAAGGGCATCGCCGAGGACCGCTTCCTGATCCTGCCGCACCCCGAGGCGGCCGGCTTCTACCGGGCCCGCGCCACCGACCCCGACCACTGGCTGACCGGCATGAACCGCATCCAGCGCACCTGGGAGCAGGCCCGGTGA
- a CDS encoding exo-beta-N-acetylmuramidase NamZ family protein: MKLSRRSLLATSAAVAASAVPAAQAEAAPRGRGRPLRTGFERLAADGYAPLAGQRVGVVTNPTGVTRDVRHIVDVMHADRRVDLRAVFGPEHGFRGTAQAGGSEGRYDDPATGLPVYDTYLKSGQPLADVFTASGVDTVVFDIQDVGARFYTYIWTLYDCMEAAALAGKRFVVLDRPNPMTGREALGPVLHKEFATFVGRQPVAQAHGMTVAELARLFNAEFLATPVRLETVLMTGWDRSSFYDASGLPWVPPSPNMPTPDTALVYAGTCMFEGTNLSEGRGTARPFELLGAEGLDGRWADAANALGLPGVRFREAYFAPTFSKFAGKTAGGVQIHVHDRAAFDPLRTGIALLVTAKRVWSGFAWRPDDWIDKLTGSARVRTMIDAGADTDEVVGGWRTELAAFRRTRGRHLLYR; the protein is encoded by the coding sequence ATGAAGCTGTCCCGTCGGAGTCTGCTCGCCACCTCGGCCGCGGTGGCCGCCTCCGCCGTCCCCGCCGCGCAGGCCGAGGCGGCACCGCGGGGCCGGGGCCGGCCGCTGCGGACCGGGTTCGAGCGGCTGGCGGCCGACGGCTACGCGCCGCTGGCCGGGCAGCGTGTCGGCGTCGTCACCAACCCGACCGGCGTCACCCGGGACGTACGGCACATCGTCGACGTGATGCACGCCGACCGCCGGGTGGACCTCCGCGCCGTGTTCGGGCCCGAGCACGGCTTCCGCGGCACCGCGCAGGCGGGCGGCTCCGAGGGCCGCTACGACGACCCGGCGACCGGGCTGCCGGTGTACGACACGTACCTCAAGAGCGGGCAGCCGCTGGCCGACGTGTTCACCGCCTCCGGCGTGGACACCGTGGTCTTCGACATCCAGGACGTGGGCGCCCGCTTCTACACGTACATCTGGACGCTGTACGACTGCATGGAGGCCGCCGCGCTCGCCGGGAAGCGGTTCGTGGTGCTGGACCGGCCGAACCCGATGACCGGCCGCGAGGCGCTGGGGCCGGTGCTGCACAAGGAGTTCGCGACGTTCGTGGGGCGGCAGCCCGTCGCCCAGGCGCACGGCATGACGGTCGCGGAGCTGGCGCGGCTGTTCAACGCGGAGTTCCTGGCCACCCCGGTGCGGCTGGAGACGGTGCTGATGACCGGCTGGGACCGGTCCTCGTTCTACGACGCCTCCGGGCTGCCCTGGGTGCCGCCGAGCCCGAACATGCCGACCCCGGACACGGCTCTCGTCTACGCGGGGACCTGCATGTTCGAGGGCACCAACCTCTCCGAGGGCCGGGGCACCGCCCGCCCCTTCGAACTGCTGGGCGCGGAGGGCCTGGACGGCCGCTGGGCGGACGCCGCCAACGCGCTCGGCCTGCCCGGGGTCCGCTTCCGCGAGGCGTACTTCGCGCCGACGTTCTCCAAGTTCGCGGGGAAGACGGCCGGCGGGGTGCAGATCCATGTGCACGACCGGGCCGCCTTCGACCCGCTGCGCACCGGGATCGCGCTGCTGGTGACCGCCAAGCGGGTCTGGAGCGGCTTCGCCTGGCGCCCGGACGACTGGATCGACAAGCTCACCGGATCCGCCCGGGTGCGCACGATGATCGACGCGGGCGCGGACACCGACGAGGTGGTCGGCGGCTGGCGCACCGAGCTGGCCGCCTTCCGCCGTACGCGCGGACGCCACCTGCTGTACCGCTGA
- a CDS encoding penicillin acylase family protein, which translates to MPRRTPLSALDRMRTPRRFPGFLKTASVCVLIAGLLSPFSQAVAASGAPKAAAADDYCGGQCSDILPPGENGNATLAQILLNQAFGTQPGHAEDQLGPYANLAKGYPALTTDKINTFFNDASFGVPSGQVASSEKPAGRGDVTIVRDKKTGVPHITGTTRYGTEFGAGYAAAEDRLWLMDVFRHVGRGQLTSFAGGAPANQGLEQQFYRNAPYTEADLQAQIDTAVAKNGERGQQALADVNAYLAGINAYIDASDPGRYFPGEYVLTGHKDAITNAGTIDHFKVTDMVALASVVGSLFGAGGGGEVNNALSLLEAQAKYGVAEGTRVWESFRERNDPEAVLTLHDGQSFPYAAKPASAQGEALPDAGSVTAEPLLYDRTGSAKSQAATGTADFAAKSALSSARRGMSNALVVSGAHTASGHPVAVFGPQTGYFAPQLLLLQEIQGPGISARGASFAGLSMYVELGRGQDYSWSATTSGQDIIDTYAVELCQDDHHYLYHGTCTAMEQVQQANAWKPTVADGTAAGSYTMRVWRTKYGPVQYRATVGGKKVAYTTLRSSYLHEADSIIGFQMLNDPDYVKGPQDFQQAAQHINFTFNWFYADSRHTAYYNSGDNPVRAAGVDAEFPVWAQPAYEWRGWDPASNTADYTAPAAHPNSVDQDYYISWNNKQAEDYAAAPWGEGSVHRGNLLEDRVKKLVAAGGVTRTALTQAMADAAVADLRAEDVLPKLLKVIDGAPVTDTAAAAAVDKLRAWLTAGAHRTETSAGSQKYADADAVRILDAWWPLLVKAEFEPGLGSDLYTAFGANLPVDEAPSAGHGPTGSHAGSAFQYGWWSYVDKDIRAVLGERVSGPLARKYCGSGSLTACRDSLLGTLKQAAGLTAAQVYPGDDQCSAGDQWCADSIAQRALGGIKHGRISWQNRPTYQQVVEYTSHR; encoded by the coding sequence ATGCCACGGCGCACCCCACTCAGCGCGCTCGACAGAATGAGAACTCCCCGCAGATTCCCCGGGTTCCTGAAGACCGCATCCGTATGCGTCCTCATTGCCGGTCTTTTGTCACCCTTTTCCCAAGCGGTCGCCGCGAGCGGCGCGCCGAAGGCCGCTGCCGCGGACGACTACTGCGGCGGACAGTGCTCGGACATCCTGCCGCCGGGCGAGAACGGCAACGCCACCCTCGCCCAGATCCTCCTCAACCAGGCGTTCGGCACCCAGCCCGGCCACGCCGAGGACCAGCTCGGCCCGTACGCGAACCTGGCCAAGGGCTACCCGGCGCTCACCACCGACAAGATCAACACCTTCTTCAACGACGCCTCGTTCGGCGTCCCCTCCGGCCAGGTCGCCTCCAGCGAGAAGCCGGCCGGACGCGGCGACGTCACCATCGTCCGCGACAAGAAGACGGGCGTACCGCACATCACGGGCACCACCCGCTACGGCACCGAGTTCGGCGCCGGGTACGCCGCCGCCGAGGACCGGCTGTGGCTCATGGACGTCTTCCGGCACGTCGGCCGCGGCCAGTTGACCTCCTTCGCGGGCGGCGCCCCCGCCAACCAGGGCCTTGAACAGCAGTTCTACCGCAACGCGCCCTACACCGAGGCCGACCTCCAGGCGCAGATCGACACCGCCGTGGCCAAGAACGGCGAGCGCGGGCAGCAGGCACTCGCCGACGTGAACGCCTACCTCGCCGGGATCAACGCCTACATCGACGCCTCCGACCCCGGCCGCTACTTCCCCGGCGAGTACGTCCTGACCGGGCACAAGGACGCCATCACCAACGCGGGCACCATCGACCACTTCAAGGTCACCGACATGGTCGCGCTGGCCTCGGTGGTCGGCTCGCTGTTCGGCGCCGGCGGGGGCGGCGAGGTGAACAACGCCCTGTCGCTGCTGGAGGCCCAGGCCAAGTACGGCGTGGCGGAGGGCACCAGGGTCTGGGAGTCCTTCCGCGAGCGCAACGACCCCGAGGCCGTCCTCACCCTGCACGACGGCCAGAGCTTCCCCTACGCCGCCAAGCCCGCCTCCGCGCAGGGCGAGGCGCTGCCCGACGCCGGCTCGGTGACGGCCGAACCCCTGCTGTACGACCGCACCGGCAGCGCGAAGAGCCAGGCCGCGACGGGCACTGCGGACTTCGCCGCGAAGAGCGCCCTGTCCTCGGCCCGCCGGGGCATGTCCAACGCCCTCGTCGTCAGCGGCGCGCACACCGCGAGCGGCCACCCCGTCGCCGTCTTCGGGCCGCAGACCGGCTACTTCGCCCCGCAACTGCTGCTGCTCCAGGAGATACAGGGGCCGGGCATCAGCGCCCGCGGCGCCTCCTTCGCGGGCCTGAGCATGTACGTCGAACTGGGCCGCGGCCAGGACTACTCGTGGAGCGCCACGACCTCCGGCCAGGACATCATCGACACCTACGCCGTCGAGCTGTGCCAGGACGACCACCACTACCTCTACCACGGCACCTGCACCGCCATGGAGCAGGTGCAGCAGGCCAACGCGTGGAAGCCCACCGTCGCCGACGGCACCGCGGCCGGCTCGTACACCATGCGGGTGTGGCGCACCAAGTACGGTCCGGTCCAGTACCGCGCCACCGTCGGCGGCAAGAAGGTCGCCTACACCACCCTGCGCTCCTCCTACCTGCACGAGGCCGACTCCATCATCGGCTTCCAGATGCTCAACGACCCCGACTACGTCAAGGGCCCGCAGGACTTCCAGCAGGCCGCGCAGCACATCAACTTCACCTTCAACTGGTTCTACGCCGACTCCCGGCACACCGCGTATTACAACAGCGGCGACAACCCGGTGCGGGCCGCCGGAGTCGACGCCGAGTTCCCGGTGTGGGCGCAGCCGGCCTACGAGTGGCGCGGCTGGGACCCGGCCTCCAACACCGCCGACTACACCGCGCCCGCCGCGCACCCCAACTCCGTCGACCAGGACTACTACATCTCCTGGAACAACAAGCAGGCCGAGGACTACGCGGCCGCGCCCTGGGGCGAGGGCTCGGTGCACCGCGGCAACCTGCTGGAGGACCGGGTGAAGAAGCTCGTCGCGGCCGGCGGGGTGACCCGCACCGCGCTGACGCAGGCGATGGCGGACGCGGCCGTCGCCGATCTGCGCGCCGAGGACGTGCTGCCGAAGCTGCTGAAGGTGATCGACGGCGCGCCGGTCACCGACACCGCGGCCGCGGCGGCGGTGGACAAGCTGCGGGCCTGGCTGACCGCGGGCGCCCACCGCACCGAGACCTCGGCCGGCTCCCAGAAGTACGCCGACGCGGACGCCGTCCGCATCCTCGACGCCTGGTGGCCGCTGCTGGTCAAGGCCGAGTTCGAACCGGGGCTCGGCAGCGACCTGTACACCGCCTTCGGCGCCAACCTGCCCGTCGACGAGGCGCCGTCCGCCGGACACGGCCCGACCGGCTCGCACGCCGGCAGCGCCTTCCAGTACGGCTGGTGGAGCTATGTCGACAAGGACATCCGCGCGGTCCTCGGCGAGCGGGTGAGCGGCCCGCTGGCGCGGAAGTACTGCGGCTCCGGCAGCCTGACCGCCTGCCGCGACAGCCTGCTCGGCACGCTCAAGCAGGCGGCGGGACTGACCGCGGCCCAGGTCTACCCGGGCGACGACCAGTGCTCGGCGGGCGACCAGTGGTGCGCCGACTCGATCGCCCAGCGCGCCCTGGGCGGCATCAAGCACGGCAGGATCAGCTGGCAGAACCGGCCCACCTACCAGCAGGTCGTGGAGTACACCTCGCACCGGTGA
- a CDS encoding 3-keto-5-aminohexanoate cleavage protein: MQVCLNGSRTARDGAAVPLTPDRAAGSAAEAVAAGATEVHVHPRTPCGRESLSPRVVAATVEAIRERAAVPVGVTTGAWTEPRPAARLARVRDWTVLPDFASVNWHEPGAEELAAALLDRGVGVEAGLWSGTDGPARFAASPLAPRVLRVLAEVTDPAVARACRHIPVVRPEGGPRGVRCVLSACRALARVLDVLGSGPGAARVRAWRRGAGGNVTTGPSAEASARALLAAVGDAHGRPVLLHGEEASTWPVLTLAARLGLPTRIGLEDTLHLPDGEPAASNAQLVTEALRLVHRQDGGP; the protein is encoded by the coding sequence ATGCAGGTGTGTCTGAACGGTTCCCGTACGGCCCGGGACGGCGCGGCGGTGCCGCTCACCCCGGACCGGGCGGCCGGGTCCGCGGCGGAGGCCGTCGCGGCGGGCGCCACCGAGGTGCACGTCCATCCGCGTACACCGTGCGGGCGCGAGAGCCTGTCGCCCCGCGTGGTGGCGGCCACGGTGGAGGCGATCAGGGAGCGGGCGGCCGTGCCGGTCGGGGTGACCACGGGCGCCTGGACGGAGCCCCGTCCGGCGGCCCGCCTCGCGCGGGTGCGGGACTGGACGGTGCTGCCCGACTTCGCCTCGGTCAACTGGCACGAGCCGGGCGCCGAGGAACTGGCCGCCGCCCTGCTCGACCGGGGCGTCGGCGTCGAGGCCGGCCTCTGGTCGGGCACGGACGGCCCGGCCCGGTTCGCCGCCTCGCCGCTCGCTCCCCGGGTGCTGCGCGTCCTGGCGGAGGTGACGGACCCGGCCGTCGCTAGGGCCTGTCGTCACATTCCCGTCGTCCGCCCGGAGGGCGGGCCTCGCGGCGTCAGGTGCGTGCTCTCGGCGTGCCGGGCCCTGGCCCGCGTACTGGACGTACTCGGGTCTGGGCCCGGTGCGGCGAGAGTGCGTGCATGGCGTCGCGGGGCAGGCGGGAATGTGACGACAGGCCCTAGCGCCGAGGCGTCCGCCCGCGCCCTGCTGGCCGCCGTCGGCGACGCGCACGGCCGCCCGGTCCTGCTGCACGGCGAGGAGGCGAGCACCTGGCCCGTCCTCACCCTGGCGGCCCGCCTCGGCCTGCCCACCCGCATCGGCCTGGAGGACACCCTCCACCTGCCCGACGGCGAACCCGCCGCGTCCAACGCCCAGTTGGTAACGGAGGCGCTGCGCCTGGTCCACCGTCAGGACGGCGGGCCGTAG
- the soxR gene encoding redox-sensitive transcriptional activator SoxR — protein MPQIPEKINELTVGQMSARSGAAVSALHFYEAKGLISSRRTTGNQRRYSRDALRRVAFVRAAQRVGIPLATIRAALAELPEERTPTREDWARLSAAWRSELDERIKQLNRLRDHLTDCIGCGCLSLDTCVLSNPDDAFGDRLTGSRLMAERPGATAPADRPKNP, from the coding sequence GTGCCCCAGATTCCCGAGAAGATCAACGAGCTGACCGTGGGCCAGATGTCCGCCCGCAGCGGCGCGGCCGTCTCCGCCCTCCACTTCTACGAGGCCAAGGGCCTGATCAGCAGCCGCCGGACCACGGGCAACCAGCGCCGCTACAGCCGTGACGCGCTGCGCCGGGTCGCCTTCGTCCGGGCCGCCCAGCGCGTCGGCATCCCGCTGGCCACGATCCGCGCGGCCCTCGCCGAACTCCCCGAGGAGCGCACCCCCACCCGCGAGGACTGGGCCCGCCTCTCCGCGGCCTGGCGCTCCGAACTCGACGAGCGCATCAAGCAGCTCAACCGCCTGCGCGACCACCTCACCGACTGCATCGGCTGCGGCTGCCTCTCCCTGGACACCTGCGTCCTGTCCAACCCGGACGACGCGTTCGGCGACCGCCTGACCGGCTCCCGCCTGATGGCCGAGCGCCCCGGCGCCACCGCCCCCGCCGACCGGCCGAAGAACCCCTGA